The genomic DNA GGCGCTCTCGTGGCCGAGGACGAGGGGCTCTTCGACGACGTAGTCGCCGATCCGGCCGTGTTCGTAGTAGTGGATATCGGAGCCACAGATGCCGACGTCGCGTATCGCGACGAGCACGTCGTCCGGTCCGGGCGTCGGACGTTCCCGATCCTGCAGTTCGAACTCCGTCGGTTCGACTAACACAGCGGTTCGCATACGGGAAATCACGGCAATCGACTACAAAAATGTACGGGTCACAGCGGGTGGCGACGGCTGCGACCAGGCGCGCCGACCGGGCCGGTCACCACTCGGCGACGCTGCTGTCCTCGTGGTGCCAGACCGGGTTGTACCAGTTGACCTCGGCCTCGGCCTGCTCGCGGACGCGCTCCTCGTCGATCTCGATCCCGAGGCCCGGGCCGGTCGGGCGCTCGACGTAGCCGTCCGCGAACTCGAACGTCGCCGGGTCTTCGAGGAACGCCAGGCGCTGGCTCTCCTCGGGCGCGTCCAGCCCGAGGTCCTGCTCCTGCATCACGACGTTCTGCGAGCAGAAGCCGACCTGGAGGCTGGCGGCGAAGGCGATCGGTCCCAGCGGGCAGTGGGGGATGACGGCGACGTCGAACGACTCCGCGAGCGAGGCCACCTTCCTGAGTTCGCTGATGCCGCCGACGTGGGTGACGTCGGGCTGGATGACCGAGACCGCGTCGTCGACGAACAGCCGCTTGAAGTCGTACCGGGAGTAGAACCGCTCGCCGGTGGCGATCGGGATGGTCGTCCGGTCGCTGATCGCGGCGAACCCGTCGCTGTGCTCGGGGAGGAGCGGCTGGTCGACGAACATCAGGTCGTACGGTTCGAGTCGGCGGACGAGTTCGGCGGCCATCGGCTTCGAGACCCGGCCGTGGAAGTCGACGCCGAGGAAGGCGTCGTCGCCGACGGCCTCTCTGACCGCCGCGACCCGGTCGACCGCCCGGTCGACGACGGCGGGCGTCTCGATCGGCCGGAACTCGCGGGCGAAGTTGAGCTTGAACGCCCGGTACCCCTTCTCGTAGTCCTCGCGGGCCGACCTAGCGATGTTCTCGGGGCTCTCGCCGCCGAGCCACTGGTAGACGAGCATCCGCTCGCGGACGTGGCCTCCGAGCAGTTCGTGCACGGGAGCGCCGTAGTGTCTCCCCTTGATGTCCCAGAGGGCGTGATCGATGCCCGCCAGTGCGCTCATCAGGATCGGCCCGCCGCGGAAGTAGCCGCTCTGATAGAGCTTTCGCCACTGGTACTCGGTGCGGAGCGGGTCGGTTCCGAGGAGGTACCCCTCGACCAGTTCGCCGACCGCCGTCCGGACGGTGTCGAGCCGGCCCTGGATGATCGGTTCGCCCCACCCGACGACGCCCTCGTCGGTCTCCAGTTTCAGGAGTAACCACCGCGGGGGCACGGCGAACAGTTCGTAGTCCGTGATTTGCATAGCCGTTTCAACTCCGAGCAGCCACTTGAATGGGCGGGCTACCGCCCGGTCGAGCGCGGAGGGTCCGGGAGGAGAGAGGCCGCGGTCGCATAGATTTAATTATCGGGGGAACGCGTGTACGAACGTCAGTATGAGCGTACTGGAGAGCTTCTCCCTCGAGGGAGACGTGGCCGTCGTTACCGGTGCCGCACAGGGACTCGGCAAGCAGATGGCGGCGGCGCTCGCGGAGATGGGCGCCGACGTCGCGATCGCCGACGTGAACCACTCGAAAGCGTCCGAGACCGCGGCCGGTCTCGGCGGGGAGACGGAGGCCATCGCCGTGGAAGTGGACGTCACCGACGAGGCCTCCGTCGAGGCGATGGTCGAGGCGGTGACCGACCGACTGGGGCCGATCGACGTGCTGGTCAACAACGCCGGCATCGTCGAGAACTCGCCGGCCGAGGAGACGCCGATCGAGTCCTGGCGGCGCGTGCTCGCGGTCAACCTCGACGGCGTCTTCCTCTGCGCCAAGCACGTCGGTCAGCAGATGCTCGATCGCGGGGAGGGCCGGATCGTCAACATCTCCTCGATGTCGGGCTTCGACGTCAACGTCCCGCAGAAGCAGGCCAGTTACAACGCGACGAAGGCCGGGGTGTCGATGCTCACGAAGTCGCTGGCCGTCGAGTGGGCCGACCGCGGCGTCCGGGTCAACGCCATCGCGCCCGGCTACATGCGGACCGACCTCGTCGACGAGGTGCTCGAAGAGAACCCCGAGATGGAGGAGACGTGGCTCGAGAACACGCCGATGGGTCGACTCGGGCGACCCGAGGAGCTGCAGGAGCTGGTCGTCTACCTCGCCTCCGACGCCTCCTCGTACATGACCGGCTCGACGGTCGTGATGGACGGCGGCTACACGTCGCGGTAACGCCCCTCGACCCCCGAACCGCCCGGCGGGTTACCCCCCGCTCGGGAGGTTCCGCATCCGTTCTTTCGCGCGCCGCCAGTCGGCCGCCTCCGAGGGCTCGTACGTCGTGAGTTCGAAGGAATCGGCGACCAGTCGACGCCCCGCCTCGACGTCGGGGAGAGTCCCGACCGCGACGGCCTGCGTCAGGACGTTGCCGACGGCCGTCGCCTCCACCGGCCCGGCCGTCACCGGCCGGTCGGTGGCGTCCGCCAAGAGCCGACAGAACAGGTCGTTGCGGACGCCGCCGCCGCCGAGCGCGATCCGCTCGGGCGACCCGCCGACCGCCGCGGTCAACGCGTCGAACGCGAGCGCCGTCTTCGTCACCACGCTGTCCAGCAGACAGCGGACGACCTCGCCCCGGGAAGTCGGAACCGGCTGGTCCGTCCGCCGGCAGTACGAGCGGACCCGTTCCGGCATCGACCCCTCGATCGAGAACGCCTCGGCGTCAGGGTCCACGAGTGCGACCCGCGGCTCGGCCTCCCGGGCCGCCGAGAGGAGGCAGTCGTAACCGACCGGCTCGCCCGCCTCTCGCCAGGCCGCGCGGCACTCTTCGAGCAGGAAGAACCCGTTGACGTTCTTCAGGAGTCGGACCGTCCCGTCGGCCCCGAGCTCGTTCGAGAACGCGCGCTCGAAGGCCGCGTCCGTCCGGACCGGATCGTCGCGCTCGACCCCGAGGATGAACCAGGAGCCGGTGTTGAGGAACGCGGCGTCCTCGGCGAGCGGGAGCCCCGCCACGGCGGCGGCGGTGTCGTGGCTGGCGGGCGTGAGGAGTTCGGGCGGGGAGTCGGCGTCTGGCGCGAACCGGTCGTCGACCGGGCCGAGCCGTTCGCCGGGTTCGGCGAGCGCCGGGAGGAGGTCGGTCGGCAGCCCCAGTTCGTCGAGGAGGTCCGTCGCCCACTCGCGGCGGCCGGCGTCGACCATCTGCGTCGTGGACGCGATCGTCACCTCGCCCGCCGGTCGACCACCCAGGAGGAACGAGAGCAACTGCGGCATCAGCAGCAGTCGATCGGCCCGGTCGAGCAGTTCGGGCTCCCGCTCGGCGATCGTGTGGAGCTGCCACAGCGTGTTCGGCGTGTTCCAGTTCGTGAGGCCGGTGGCCTCGAACAGCCGTCGCTTCCCGACCGCCTCGAACAGGTCCTCGCGGGTGGCCGTCGCCTCGGGATCGCGGTACGACGTCGGCGCGCGAAGCAGTTCGCCGTCCGCCAGGAGGCCGAAATCCAGCCCCCAGGTGTCGATGCCGACGGTGTCCACTCGGGCGGTCCGTTCGGCGCCGGCCCCCAGTCGGTCCGCGTGGCCGGCGGCGGCCGCCAGTCCGGACTCGATCTCGGCGACGAGCGCGTCGACGTCCCAGACGTACCGCCCGTCGCGCTCGACCGGCCGGTTGTCGAACCGGTAGACCTCACGCACGTCGAACGTCGTCGGCGTGACGCGACCGAGATACACCGTTCCGCCGCTGGCGCCGAGGTCGATGGCAACGTGGTTCATCGGATCAGTTCCCGGTCACTGCCCGTAGCTGTCGAGTTTCCCGCTCAGGCGGTCGATCTCGTCGTCCGGGAGGATCTCCGGATCGCCGATGGCGCGGGCCTGGTAGTGGATGCGGGCGCAGTACTCGACCATCAGCGCGACGTCGTAGGCGTCTCCCAGAGACTCGTCCGCGGTCAACACGCCGTGGTTGCGGAGCAGCGCCGCGTTGTACTCGTCACCGAGGGCGTCGACGGCCGCCTCGCCCAGTTCCGCCGTCGCGTGCGTCCGATACTCCGCGACCGGAACCGCCGAACCGGTGAACGCGATGAGGTAGTGGGAGGCCGGGATCGACTCCCCGAGGGAGGCGAACGTCGTCGCGTACGGCGAGTGGGTGTGGACCACGCCGCCGACGTCGGGGCGCTCGCGGTAGACCGCCAGGTGCATCGGGACCTCAGTCGAGGGCTCGACGTCGCCCTCGACGACGTTCCCGTCGGTGTCGACGATCGGGACGTCGACGGGATCAATCTCCTCGTAGGGGATCCCCGAGGGACTGATCGCGATGTGATCCTCGTCGAGTCGGGCACTGAGGTTACCGCCGGTGCCGGTCGTCAGGTCGTCCTCCAGCAGACTGCGGCCGTACTCGCAGATGGCCTTTCGCGTCTCGTAGTGGGTGATGTCCGTGTCTGACATGGTTCGTAGCGTGGAAGTGTTATCGTGAGTTAGTAAGTCGTTCGGTGCGTCGAGGCCGCGCCGCACCCTCGGCGTCGGGAGCGGTCGGAGACCGGCTCTCGGTCTCCGAGTCAGCCGCGGCTTACAGTTGGCCTTCGAGTTCGACCTCGGCGTCCTCGCCGAGTCTGCGCTGGTGGATCGTCTCGCCGTCCTCGGCGTCGAACAGGTGGACGTCGTCGTCGGGGATCTCGACGTACACCGTCTGGCCCTCGTCGATCGCGCGCTGGCCGTCCGTTTCGACGATGAACGTCCGGTCGCCCTCCTGCTCCGTCGCACGGAGGTAGACGTAGGAGATGCTGCCCATCGGTTCGACGACGTCGACCTCGGCCTCCAGTTCGTGGCTGGGCCGGGTCGTCTCGTGGATCTTCGCGTCCTCCGGACGGATCCCCAACACGAATTCGTTGCGGCTGCCGACCGCCGACTGCATCTCCTGGGTCAGATCGAAGTCGAACCCGTCGAGGCGGAGCGTCCCGCCCTCCGTCTGGCCCTCGAAGAAGTTCATCGACGGCGAGCCGAGGAAGCCGGCGACGAACCGGTTGGCCGGGCGGTAGAAGCACTCAAGCGGCGTACCGACCTGCTGGAGTTCGCCGTAGTTGAGGACGACGAGCCGGTCGCCCATCGTCATCGCCTCGGTCTGGTCGTGGGTGACGTACAGCGTCGTCACGTCCAGTTCGTTCTGGAGGCGGTTGATCTCGGTCCGCATCTCCGTTCGGAGCTTCGCGTCGAGGTTCGAGAGCGGCTCGTCCATCAGGAAGACGTCCGGGTTGCGGACGATCGCCCGCCCGAGCGCGACGCGCTGCTGCTGGCCGCCGGACATCTCGCCGGGCGTGTTGTCCAGCAGCCGACCGATCCCCATCTTCTCGGCCGTCTCGGTGACGCGGGTCTCGATCTCGTCGTCGGACATGTCGGTCGACATCTTGAGACCGAACGCCATGTTCTCCTCGACGGTCATGTTGGGGTACAGCGCGTAGTTCTGGAACACCATCGCGATGTCCCGGGCCCGCGGTCCAAGCTCGTTGACGACGGTGTCGCCGATGACGACGTCGCCCTCGGTCTGCTTTTCGAGGCCGGCGACGATGCGAAGCAGCGTCGACTTCCCGCTGCCGGAGGGCCCGACGAACACGACGAACTCGCCGTCCTCGATCTCGAGGGAGACGTCGTCGACGGCGACGACCCCGTCGCCGCCGGAGCCGAACCGCTTCGTGACGTCGTCGAGATCTACTTTCGCCATCGGTTCCCTCCCGTCCGTCGGTCGGTTCCCGCCGCTGCGGGACGGTGGTTCGGAGGCGATTCGGCCGATCGTCTGTGTGGAGCGTTCATTCTTTGATCACCACGCCGAAGCTGAGTCCGGCAGCGAGATACTTGTTGACCGCGATGACGAAGATGACGACGGGGATGATCGTCGCGGTGGTCGCCGCGGCGAGCATCCCCCACTCGATCTGGCGCACCCCGATGAACTGGTACACCTGCATCGTCACCGTCACCGCGTTGTTGTTCGTCAGCACCAGCGAGAACAGCAGTTCGATCCAGGCGAAGATGAAGCTGATGATCGCGACCGAGAAGATCCCGGGTTTCGCCGCCGGCAGGATCACCTTTCGGAACGCCTGGAACCGCGTCGCGCCGTCGACGCGCGCGGCCTCCTCCAGCGTCTCGGGAATCCCGTCGAAGAAGGCCTTCATCACCCACACGACCAGCGAGATGTTGATCGTGATGTACATGAAGATCATCCCGACCCGCGTGTCGTAGAGGTTCAGCGCCCTGAAGATCACGAAGAACGGGATGATGACGGCGACGGGCGGGAGCATCCGCGAGGAGAGGATCCACACGAGGACGTCCCGCTGTTTCGGGATGTCGTACCGTGAGAGCACGTACGCCGCCGGGACCCCGATCAGGAGGACGAGAATCACCGACGCGCTGACCATGAACACGCTGTTGAAGAACGCGTAGACGAAACTGGACTGCTGGAGCAGCTGGAGGTAGTTGTACACCGTCGGCAGGAAGATCCAGTCCGGCGGCAGCGAGATGGCCGCGCTGGGCGGCTTCAGCGACATCGAGACGATCCAGTACAGCGGGAAGAGGACGACGAAAGACCACACCAAGAGCGCGGCGTGTCGGCCGACGGAGACGAGTCGCTCCCGAGTCGTCTTCGACAGTCGGCTGTCGGGCTGCTGTGGGCCGTCAGCGGTCGCCATCAGTCCCACACCCCCTCGAACCCGACCTTGATGATCAGGATGTTACACAGCGCGATGATGCCGACGAGGTAGACGATGGCGATGGCGGCCGCCCCGCCGAGGTCGACGAACGTGAACCCCGTCTGGAAGATGTTGATGCTCACGAGCTCCGTCGCCGTCCCGGGGCCCCCGCTGGTGAGGCTGAACACCAGGCCGAACGTCCGGAAGAGGTCGATCAGCCGGATCAGGATCGCGACGAACAGCACCGGCTTCATGTACGGGATGATGACGTGGACGTACCGCCGCCACAGCGGCGCGCCGTCGACCTTCGACGCCTCGAGGAGCGTCGTCGGGACGGAGGACATCCCCGCGTAGAAGATGATGAACATGAACGGCGTCCAGTTCCAGGTGTCGACCAGAATCACCGTCAGCAGCGGCACGTCGCTGAGGAAGTTCGGGGCCACGAACGGCGTGAGTTCCCGAACGAGATAGGGGACGATCCCGATCTCGGTGTTCAGCATAATCCGTCCGATGGTCGCGAGCGAGACGGGCGCGACGGCCATCGGGATGATGAAGATGATCCGGTAGAACGCCTTCATACGGTCCGATTTGACGCCCGTCACGAGCGCCGCGAGGACGAACCCGATACCGGTCTCCAGCGCCAGCGCGCCGGCGACGAACGTGATCGTGATCACGAACGAGTTGATCGCCCCGCCGCTCGTGAACACCCGCTCGTAGTTCGCCAGGCCGTTGAACTGGCCGATCGTGTTCGGGTCCGTGAGCTGGTACTTCACGAGGCTCAGATACAGGTCGTAGGCCCCGGGGAAGATGGTGATCAGGAGCATCACGAGCACCATCGGCGTGATGAACCAGTAGGGGAGGTAGGCGTTCCACAGCTCCCGCAGCCTGGCCAGTCCGGACGGCCCCTGTGATGTGGTTTGGGTCGGTGTGCTCATTGGGTGTCTTGAGGGTGTCCCATCGGGTTATTCGCCGGCGATGTCTTCGGCCGCCGACGCGGCGCTCGTCATCGCTTCCTCCGCGCTCTGCGAGCCGCCGATGGCGGTCTGCAGTTCCTCGGAGTAGGTCTGGCCCCACTCGGGGTACTGGCTGTCGAACGGGTCGGGCGCGGCCTCCTGCAGCGACTCCAGCGTGACGTCCGCGAAGTTGTCGCCGACGCGGGAGCGGAACTCGTCGTTCTCCCAGACGGACTGCCGCACCGAGAACGCCGCGCTGCTGTTGAGGTGCATCCAGGTGTTGGTCGGCTGCGAGGAGGCCCACAGCATGAACAGGAACGCCTCCTCGGAGTTCTCGGCGTTCTTCGAGGTGGAGATCTGCCAGGCGTAGGCGTTCGGTGAGAACTGGCCGTCCGCCGGGGCCGGCGCCTTCGCGATGCCGACGTTGTCGGCGACGTCGGAGGCCTCGGGGTCGGTCAGGCCGGGCCAGAACAGGTTCGCGTCCGAGACGATGTGACCGGCGCGCCCGGACTGCATCGTCGAGAGGACGTCCGACCACGTCTGACTGGACGCCCCCTCCGGACCGTAGTCCTGGAGGAGGTTCACGTACCACTCGGCCGCGGAGATGGCACCCTCGGAGTCCAGCCCGGAGTTGCCCGGGTAGCTGTCCCAGAGTTCGGCACCGAACTGACGGATGAACGTGTTGAGGATGTAGATGTTCATCCCGTAGCCCTGCTGGCCGCGACCGACCGTCCCGACGACGTCCGATTCGTTCTCGTGGATGGCCTGCGCGTTCGCGACGAATTCCTCCAGCGTCTCGGCGACTTCCAGGTCGTGTTTCTCGTAGAGGTCGGTCCGGTAGAACTGGGTCTGGACCTCCACCGTGATCGGAATGCCCGTCCAGGTATCGCTGTAGCCCCCACCGTGGCCCTGCCAGCGCGTGGCCTCGAAGAGGTCGTCCATCTGATACCAGTCCTCGTCGTACATACTGTCGTCCTCGAAGTACGGATCGAGCGCCTGGAGCCATCCGGACTCCCGGAACTGGTTGACGACCTGATCGAGGAAGAACACGTCCCACTCGCCCGCGCCGGTGCTCACGTCGGTCAGCCGCTTCGTCCGGAACTCCTGTTCGGGCAGCACGTTCCAGACGACGTCGATGCCGGTCAGTTCCTCGAAGACCGGGATCGCGGGGTCGATCGCGTCGACCCAGGGGTGCTGGACGGCGCCGATGTTGATCTCGGATCCCTCGAACTGCCGCCAGTCGATGTCGGCGCTCTCGTACTCGCTCAGGGGGATCGCGAGCTCGTCCGATCCGCCGTCGCCCGATCCACCGTCGCCGTCACCGCCGCTGTCCCCGCCGGAATCCCCCGAGGTCCCGTCACCGGAGCCGCCGCCGCTGTCGCCACCCCGCGTACAACCCGCGAGACCACCGAGAAGTCCGACGCCCGTCGCTTTGAGGAAATTACGCCGTCTCTGCCTGTTGCGTTTGCTTGTCATAGTCGTCGACCTCATCCCGTATCGAATTATCCATTAATAATAAAACTAATCATTAATCAACTGTGCTACATATAGTGGTATAGAGCGGTTTGCCACACGCTGGAATAGAGCGCGGTCGGTACCGGTGAGCAGTCGGTACCGGCGGTTGGCGGTCCCAGCGGTTCAGCTCGGGCGGCTTCGGCGACAGTCGGAGAAATATTTTAATAGGAGGTGCGAATACGTTGGGCCAGCGGCAGACGCGGGCGGAGCGCCCCTCGTCCGAAGGTACCGATCGGAACTGACGGAACCGGTGCGTCGATTTCAACAGTATGCCAAGAGACCGTACACGCAACACGAATCGAAGCACAGCCACACCCGAACAGCAGCGGAGCGCGGATCGCTGATGCGCGCCGCAACGCTAACAGACGTCGGAGCGGTCGAGGTGCGGGAACGCGACCGCCCGACTCCGGGCGACGACGAGTTGCTGGTCCGCGTCGGCGCCTGCGGCGTCTGTATGACCGACTACCACATGTACCGCGGGTCGTTCGACGTCGAAACCCCGATGGTTCCGGGCCACGAGACCGCGGGGACCGTCACGGAGGTCGGCGCCGACGTCACCGGCTACGCGGCCGGCGACCGGGTCGCGATCAACCCGACGGTCCCGTGCAACACCTGCACGTACTGTAAGCGGGGGGAGACGCACCTCTGCGAGAACAACACCAGTATCGGCGGGGCGGCGGACAACGTCATCGACGGGGCCTTCGCCGAGTACGTTCGGGTGCCCGAGACGAACGTGGAGGACATCGGCCAACTGTCGTTCACGCGGGCGTCCCTGGCCGAACCCCTCGCCTGCGCGCTCCACGGCGTCTCGCAGGTCGAGTGTAGGCCCGGCGACAGCGTGGCGATAATCGGCGCGGGACCGATCGGCCTCCTGTTGCTGCAGGCGTTCCGCAACGTCGGTGCCGCGCCGATCGTCGTCTCCGAACTCGACGAGACCCGGCGGGCGCTGGCAGCCGAGATGGGGGCCGACGAGGTCGTCGACCCGGACGCCGTCGACGATCCGGTCGCCGCAATCGCGGACGCGGCCGGCGGGCCGGTCGACGTCGGGGTCGAGGCGATCGGACTCGTTCCGACGATCAGGCAGGCCAACGCGGTGACGGCGAAGGGCGGGTCCACGCTCGTGTTCGGCGTTCCGGCGCAAGAGGAGACGATGGAGATCAGTCCCTTCGACGTGTACTACGACGAGGTGGACTACCGCGGATCCTACTCGCTGACGACCGAGGACTTCGAGCGTGCGGTGACGCTACTGAAACACGACCGTATCGAGGCGGATCGGCTCGTGACCGATCGGATCGGCCTGGGAGACCTCCCCTCGGCGTTCGACCGGATGGCGAACGCCGACGGGCTGAAGCACGTCGTCGTGCCGGACTCCGAGTGAGCGACGCGTCCCCGGCCACCGATTCGACGGGGCGCACCGGGGAGGCCTCAGCGAGAAGCGAACGCGAGTGCTCTGTTCTGTGTACCCTGAGAGCAACCGACAACCTGAGCCGATCAGCGGCGGTCGCGGAGCGTACCTCGAAGAGGGCGTGCGAGATCGTCTTCGACGGATACGGAGAGGTACCGCGGCTCCCCGGAATCGTTCTGTAAAGAAGAACGAATAAAATACACGCGAACCTTCGTCGATATTTGGTGTTGTGTTAACAATCATTATATACTACAGCACGCCCCACATATCGTCGGTGATGACGGTTGTTCTGCTCTAGTGAACAGATATTAGTGGGCCGCGATCGTAGACTGCGGGGAGATGGACGAGAAACCGCGGTACGCTGTCGAGGCGACCGGGACGTCGCTACGGATACTGGAGACGCTGGTCGAGGCGTCGGAACCGACGGGAGTCACCGCCCTCTCGCGGGAGGTGGGCGTCGCCAAGAGCGTCGTGCACAACCACCTTTCGACGCTCCGCGCGCACGGCTACGTTGCGAAGCGGGACGGTCGATACGAACCGTCACTGGGGCTCCTGCGACTCGGGGCGCGAGTCCGCCGTGACGTGCCGATCTACCGGGACGCCAGGGAGGCGGTGGACAATCTGGCGGCGGCGACCGGCGAAACGGCGACGCTGTACGTCCGAGAGGAGGGGGACGCGATTCCGATCCACATCGCGGCGGGGGACGCGGAGTGGACGCCGCCGTTCGGCGTCGGCGACAGGATCCCGCTTCACGTCAACGCACCGGGGAAGTGCCTCCTGGCGTCTCTCTCCGACGAGGCCCTCGAGGCGGTTCTCGACGGGGAGGAGCGTGAGGCGTTCACGGACGCGACGATCACCGACCGAGACGAACTCACGGCGGAGCTGAGACGGGTCCGGGACGACGGCATCGCGTTCTGCAGAGGTGAACACTTCGAGGGAGTCGTCGGCGTGGCCGCTCCGATCACGTCGACGGGGTCGTATCGGACCGCCGCACTCGGCGTCTGTGGACCGGTTGATCGGCTCAACGGTCGATATCTGGAGGAAGACGTCACTGGACAGGTACTGAGCACGACGAAGTCGGTCCAGGTCGAACTGGCTTCCGGGTGATCGTAGTCCGCAGCCTCGTCTTCGAATCACTGCGCTAGACGCAAATAAATAACTAGCGTACGTTTGTTATCCTAACGGACGGTCGAGGCGGGCGCG from Halobellus limi includes the following:
- the dgoD gene encoding galactonate dehydratase, producing the protein MQITDYELFAVPPRWLLLKLETDEGVVGWGEPIIQGRLDTVRTAVGELVEGYLLGTDPLRTEYQWRKLYQSGYFRGGPILMSALAGIDHALWDIKGRHYGAPVHELLGGHVRERMLVYQWLGGESPENIARSAREDYEKGYRAFKLNFAREFRPIETPAVVDRAVDRVAAVREAVGDDAFLGVDFHGRVSKPMAAELVRRLEPYDLMFVDQPLLPEHSDGFAAISDRTTIPIATGERFYSRYDFKRLFVDDAVSVIQPDVTHVGGISELRKVASLAESFDVAVIPHCPLGPIAFAASLQVGFCSQNVVMQEQDLGLDAPEESQRLAFLEDPATFEFADGYVERPTGPGLGIEIDEERVREQAEAEVNWYNPVWHHEDSSVAEW
- a CDS encoding SDR family NAD(P)-dependent oxidoreductase, with product MSVLESFSLEGDVAVVTGAAQGLGKQMAAALAEMGADVAIADVNHSKASETAAGLGGETEAIAVEVDVTDEASVEAMVEAVTDRLGPIDVLVNNAGIVENSPAEETPIESWRRVLAVNLDGVFLCAKHVGQQMLDRGEGRIVNISSMSGFDVNVPQKQASYNATKAGVSMLTKSLAVEWADRGVRVNAIAPGYMRTDLVDEVLEENPEMEETWLENTPMGRLGRPEELQELVVYLASDASSYMTGSTVVMDGGYTSR
- a CDS encoding rhamnulokinase, yielding MNHVAIDLGASGGTVYLGRVTPTTFDVREVYRFDNRPVERDGRYVWDVDALVAEIESGLAAAAGHADRLGAGAERTARVDTVGIDTWGLDFGLLADGELLRAPTSYRDPEATATREDLFEAVGKRRLFEATGLTNWNTPNTLWQLHTIAEREPELLDRADRLLLMPQLLSFLLGGRPAGEVTIASTTQMVDAGRREWATDLLDELGLPTDLLPALAEPGERLGPVDDRFAPDADSPPELLTPASHDTAAAVAGLPLAEDAAFLNTGSWFILGVERDDPVRTDAAFERAFSNELGADGTVRLLKNVNGFFLLEECRAAWREAGEPVGYDCLLSAAREAEPRVALVDPDAEAFSIEGSMPERVRSYCRRTDQPVPTSRGEVVRCLLDSVVTKTALAFDALTAAVGGSPERIALGGGGVRNDLFCRLLADATDRPVTAGPVEATAVGNVLTQAVAVGTLPDVEAGRRLVADSFELTTYEPSEAADWRRAKERMRNLPSGG
- a CDS encoding class II aldolase/adducin family protein, whose product is MSDTDITHYETRKAICEYGRSLLEDDLTTGTGGNLSARLDEDHIAISPSGIPYEEIDPVDVPIVDTDGNVVEGDVEPSTEVPMHLAVYRERPDVGGVVHTHSPYATTFASLGESIPASHYLIAFTGSAVPVAEYRTHATAELGEAAVDALGDEYNAALLRNHGVLTADESLGDAYDVALMVEYCARIHYQARAIGDPEILPDDEIDRLSGKLDSYGQ
- a CDS encoding ABC transporter ATP-binding protein; translation: MAKVDLDDVTKRFGSGGDGVVAVDDVSLEIEDGEFVVFVGPSGSGKSTLLRIVAGLEKQTEGDVVIGDTVVNELGPRARDIAMVFQNYALYPNMTVEENMAFGLKMSTDMSDDEIETRVTETAEKMGIGRLLDNTPGEMSGGQQQRVALGRAIVRNPDVFLMDEPLSNLDAKLRTEMRTEINRLQNELDVTTLYVTHDQTEAMTMGDRLVVLNYGELQQVGTPLECFYRPANRFVAGFLGSPSMNFFEGQTEGGTLRLDGFDFDLTQEMQSAVGSRNEFVLGIRPEDAKIHETTRPSHELEAEVDVVEPMGSISYVYLRATEQEGDRTFIVETDGQRAIDEGQTVYVEIPDDDVHLFDAEDGETIHQRRLGEDAEVELEGQL
- a CDS encoding carbohydrate ABC transporter permease, with protein sequence MATADGPQQPDSRLSKTTRERLVSVGRHAALLVWSFVVLFPLYWIVSMSLKPPSAAISLPPDWIFLPTVYNYLQLLQQSSFVYAFFNSVFMVSASVILVLLIGVPAAYVLSRYDIPKQRDVLVWILSSRMLPPVAVIIPFFVIFRALNLYDTRVGMIFMYITINISLVVWVMKAFFDGIPETLEEAARVDGATRFQAFRKVILPAAKPGIFSVAIISFIFAWIELLFSLVLTNNNAVTVTMQVYQFIGVRQIEWGMLAAATTATIIPVVIFVIAVNKYLAAGLSFGVVIKE
- a CDS encoding carbohydrate ABC transporter permease, with the protein product MSTPTQTTSQGPSGLARLRELWNAYLPYWFITPMVLVMLLITIFPGAYDLYLSLVKYQLTDPNTIGQFNGLANYERVFTSGGAINSFVITITFVAGALALETGIGFVLAALVTGVKSDRMKAFYRIIFIIPMAVAPVSLATIGRIMLNTEIGIVPYLVRELTPFVAPNFLSDVPLLTVILVDTWNWTPFMFIIFYAGMSSVPTTLLEASKVDGAPLWRRYVHVIIPYMKPVLFVAILIRLIDLFRTFGLVFSLTSGGPGTATELVSINIFQTGFTFVDLGGAAAIAIVYLVGIIALCNILIIKVGFEGVWD
- a CDS encoding ABC transporter substrate-binding protein → MTSKRNRQRRRNFLKATGVGLLGGLAGCTRGGDSGGGSGDGTSGDSGGDSGGDGDGGSGDGGSDELAIPLSEYESADIDWRQFEGSEINIGAVQHPWVDAIDPAIPVFEELTGIDVVWNVLPEQEFRTKRLTDVSTGAGEWDVFFLDQVVNQFRESGWLQALDPYFEDDSMYDEDWYQMDDLFEATRWQGHGGGYSDTWTGIPITVEVQTQFYRTDLYEKHDLEVAETLEEFVANAQAIHENESDVVGTVGRGQQGYGMNIYILNTFIRQFGAELWDSYPGNSGLDSEGAISAAEWYVNLLQDYGPEGASSQTWSDVLSTMQSGRAGHIVSDANLFWPGLTDPEASDVADNVGIAKAPAPADGQFSPNAYAWQISTSKNAENSEEAFLFMLWASSQPTNTWMHLNSSAAFSVRQSVWENDEFRSRVGDNFADVTLESLQEAAPDPFDSQYPEWGQTYSEELQTAIGGSQSAEEAMTSAASAAEDIAGE
- a CDS encoding alcohol dehydrogenase catalytic domain-containing protein yields the protein MRAATLTDVGAVEVRERDRPTPGDDELLVRVGACGVCMTDYHMYRGSFDVETPMVPGHETAGTVTEVGADVTGYAAGDRVAINPTVPCNTCTYCKRGETHLCENNTSIGGAADNVIDGAFAEYVRVPETNVEDIGQLSFTRASLAEPLACALHGVSQVECRPGDSVAIIGAGPIGLLLLQAFRNVGAAPIVVSELDETRRALAAEMGADEVVDPDAVDDPVAAIADAAGGPVDVGVEAIGLVPTIRQANAVTAKGGSTLVFGVPAQEETMEISPFDVYYDEVDYRGSYSLTTEDFERAVTLLKHDRIEADRLVTDRIGLGDLPSAFDRMANADGLKHVVVPDSE
- a CDS encoding IclR family transcriptional regulator, whose amino-acid sequence is MDEKPRYAVEATGTSLRILETLVEASEPTGVTALSREVGVAKSVVHNHLSTLRAHGYVAKRDGRYEPSLGLLRLGARVRRDVPIYRDAREAVDNLAAATGETATLYVREEGDAIPIHIAAGDAEWTPPFGVGDRIPLHVNAPGKCLLASLSDEALEAVLDGEEREAFTDATITDRDELTAELRRVRDDGIAFCRGEHFEGVVGVAAPITSTGSYRTAALGVCGPVDRLNGRYLEEDVTGQVLSTTKSVQVELASG